One Oryza brachyantha chromosome 3, ObraRS2, whole genome shotgun sequence DNA segment encodes these proteins:
- the LOC102721908 gene encoding splicing factor 3A subunit 2, with protein sequence MDREWGSKPGSGGAASAQNEAIDRRERLRRLALETIDLAKDPYFMRNHLGSYECKLCLTLHNNEGNYLAHTQGKRHQTNLAKRAAREAKDAPAQPQPNKRKFAPRKSVKIGRPGYRVTKQYDPDTKQHSFLFEIQYPEIEENTKPRHRFMASYEQKVQSWDKKYQYLLFAAEPYEIIGFKIPSTEIDKSADKFFNYWDPDKKLYILQLYFKARQPEANKPPAAPGTLPNGSGGPPRPPPPQVPPPPPQAPPPPPPNAPMGMPPRIPPPPLGGSQPPPPPPLLANGPPRSIPPPPMTGGAMANFTPGAPPPRPPMQGFPGPQQ encoded by the exons ATGGATCGCGAGTGGGGCTCCAAgcccggcagcggcggcgccgcctccgcgcagAATGAGGCCatcgaccggcgggagcgtctccgccgcctcgccctcgagACCATCGACCTCGCCAAGGACCCTTACTTCATGCGCAACCACCTCGGCAG CTACGAGTGCAAGCTGTGCCTGACGCTGCACAACAACGAGGGGAACTACCTGGCTCATACGCAGGGGAAGCGTCACCAGACCAACCTCGCCAAGCGTGCCGCCCGGGAGGCCAAGGATGCGCCCGCGCAGCCCCAGCCCAACAAGCGCAAGTTCGCGCCCCGCAAGTCTG TTAAGATTGGCAGACCCGGCTATAGGGTGACTAAGCAGTATGATCCTGACACGAAGCAACACTCATTCCTTTTTGAG ATTCAATACCCagaaatagaagaaaataCCAAGCCAAGGCACCGTTTCATGGCATCATATGAACAG AAAGTCCAATCTTGGGATAAAAAGTATCAATATCTACTTTTTGCAGCAGAGCCATATGAAATTATTGGCTTTAAG ATACCAAGCACGGAGATTGACAAATCGGCAGATAAATTCTTCAACTATTGGGATCCAGACAAGAAGCTGTACATT CTCCAGTTATACTTTAAAGCAAGACAGCCAGAAGCTAATAAGCCACCTGCAGCTCCTGGGACTTTGCCAAATGGGTCTGGAGGTCCACCACGCCCACCACCGCCACAGGttccgccaccacctccacaggctccgccgccgcctccaccaaaTGCACCTATGGGTATGCCCCCAAGGATCCCACCCCCACCTCTCGGGGGTTCTCAACCTCCACCACCCCCACCACTGCTTGCAAATGGACCTCCACGATCAATCCCACCCCCACCTATGACTGGTGGTGCGATGGCTAACTTCACGCCTGGGGCGCCTCCTCCACGTCCTCCAATGCAAGGATTTCCTGGGCCGCAGCAGTAG
- the LOC102722194 gene encoding protein STRICTOSIDINE SYNTHASE-LIKE 13 has product MEEKKKQQQRLQRGRDGLVQYPRLFFAALALALLVTDPFHLGPLAGVDYRPVKHELAPYREVMARWPRDNGSRLRLGRLEFVGEVFGPESIEFDRHGRGPYAGLADGRVVRWMGEETGWETFAVTSPGWSEQVCANGVESTTKKQHEVERQCGRPLGLRFHRDTGELYVADAYYGLMAVGPNGGVATSVARQVGGNPINFANDLDIHRNGSVFFTDTSMRYSRKDHLNVLLEGEGTGRLLRYDPETNAVHVVLSGLVFPNGVQISDDQRFLLFSETTNCRIMRYWLEGPRAGQVEVFADLPGFPDNVRLSSGGQFWVAVDCCRTAAQEVFAKRPWLRTLYFKLPLTMRTLGKMVSVRMHTLLALLDGEGNVVEVLEDRGGEVMRLVSEVREVGRKLWIGTVAHNHIATIPYPLEEQSSSGGSALGD; this is encoded by the exons atggaagagaagaagaagcagcagcagcgtctTCAGCGGGGGCGCGATGGCCTCGTGCAGTACCCGCGCCTCTTCTTcgcggcgctggcgctggcCCTGCTCGTCACCGACCCGTTCCACCTCGGCCCGCTCGCCGGGGTCGACTACCGGCCGGTGAAGCACGAGCTCGCGCCGTACCGCGAGGTGATGGCGCGGTGGCCGCGGGACAACGGCAGCCGGCTCAGGCTCGGCAGGCTGGAGTTCGTCGGGGAGGTGTTCGGGCCGGAGTCCATCGAGTTCGACCGCCACGGCCGCGGCCCGTacgccggcctcgccgacgGCCGCGTCGTGCGGTGGATGGGGGAGGAGACCGGGTGGGAGACGTTCGCCGTCACGAGCCCTggctg gtcgGAGCAAGTTTGCGCCAATGGGGTCGAGTCGACGACGAAAAAGCAGCACGAGGTGGAGCGTCAGTGCGGCCGGCCACTCGGGCTGAGGTTTCACCGGGACACCGGTGAACTCTACGTCGCCGACGCGTACTACGGGCTCATGGCCGTCGGTCCAAACGGCGGGGTGGCAACCTCTGTCGCGAGGCAGGTCGGCGGGAACCCGATCAACTTCGCGAATGACCTCGACATCCACAGGAACGGATCCGTCTTCTTCACCGACACTAGCATGAGATACAGCAGAAA GGATCATTTGAACGTTCTGCTAGAAGGCGAAGGCACTGGGAGACTGCTCAGATATGACCCAGAAACCAATGCTGTCCATGTCGTGCTCAGCGGGCTGGTCTTCCCAAATGGCGTGCAGATTTCTGACGACCAGCggttcctcctcttctccgaaACGACAAACTGCAG GATAATGCGGTACTGGCTGGAAGGGCCAAGAGCCGGGCAGGTGGAGGTGTTCGCCGACCTGCCGGGGTTCCCCGACAACGTGCGGCTGAGCAGCGGCGGCCAGTTCTGGGTGGCGGTCGACTGCTGCAGGACGGCGGCGCAGGAGGTGTTCGCCAAGCGGCCGTGGCTGCGGACGCTCTACTTCAAGCTGCCCCTGACGATGCGGACGCTGGGGAAGATGGTCAGCGTGAGGATGCACACCCTCCTCGCGCTCCTCGACGGCGAAGGGAACGTCGTCGAGGTGCTCGAGGACCGGGGCGGCGAGGTGATGCGGCTGGTGAGCGAGGTGCGGGAGGTGGGGCGCAAGCTGTGGATCGGCACCGTGGCTCACAACCACATCGCCACGATCCCTTACCCGTTGGAAGAGCAGAgtagcagcggcggcagcgcgctTGGTGATTGA
- the LOC102722472 gene encoding selenoprotein K: MAYVERGVVKDKRTIWRLSIISDFFRAIVNFIRMFFLTMFSIEKTDSYRKGYGSGKKWDGGPGGGGPGGGPYGGGGGGGGPRGPRTLSDIRSSDHNSLPACGSCCG; this comes from the exons ATGGCTTACGTCGAGAGAG GTGTTGTGAAAGACAAACGGACAATCTGGCGGTTAAGCATAATTTCTGACTTCTTCAGGGCTATTGTGAATTTCATCAGAATGTTCTTCCTGACAATGTTCTCG ATTGAAAAAACAGACAGCTATAGGAAAGGGTATGGCTCTGGTAAGAAATGGGATGGTGGGCCTGGTGGGGGAGGTCCTGGTGGTGGCCCAtatgggggcggcggcggtggaggcggcccCCGAGGTCCTCGGACGCTATCTGACATCCGATCTAGCGACCACA ATTCTCTCCCTGCTTGTGGATCCTGCTGCGGTTAA
- the LOC102722939 gene encoding probable BOI-related E3 ubiquitin-protein ligase 3 gives MAFFSHHHLQQPHPPAPPPPQQQPMPPSFRNALPVPVEGQIPAPLPFFNPPPAFQDQPAQPPLVDAMGLTAAAGLGWRQPREQELLGENSQMSSIDFLQTGSAVSTGLALSLEDRRHGGGSGAGAGNSSGDSPLLLLPMLDDDISREIQRLDADMDRFIKAQSERLRQSILEKVQAKQFEALASVEDKILRKIRDKEAEVENINKRNSELEDQIKQLAVEVGAWQQRAKYNESMINALKYNLEQVCAHQSKDFKEGCGDSEIDDTASCCNGGAANLQLMSKENGHSKDLTACRVCKSSEACMLLLPCRHLCLCKECESKLSFCPLCQSSKILGMEIYM, from the exons ATGGCGTTCTTCTCCCACCACCATCTCCAGCAGCCGCATCctccggctccgccgccgccgcagcagcaaccGATGCCTCCTTCCTTCAG GAACGCGCTGCCGGTGCCGGTAGAGGGGCAGATCCCGGCACCTCTCCCCTTCTTcaacccgccgccggccttccAGGACCAGCCCGCGCAGCCACCAC TGGTGGACGCGATGGGGCTTACGGCCGCGGCGGGGTTAGGGTGGAGGCAGCCTCGGGAGCAGGAGCTGCTAGGAGAGAACTCGCAGATGTCGTCCATCGATTTCCTGCAGACGGGCTCGGCGGTGTCCACAGGACTGGCGCTCTCTCTGGAGGACCGACGCCATGGTGGTGGCAGCGGAGCTGGGGCTGGGAACTCCTCCGGCGATTCGCCGCTGCTACTTCTGCCGATGTTGGATGATGACATCTCCCGTGAGATCCAGCGACTTGATGCAGATATGGACCGGTTCATCAAGGCCCAG AGTGAACGGCTTAGACAGTCCATACTGGAGAAAGTTCAGGCGAAGCAATTTGAGGCATTGGCCTCTGTTGAGGACAAGATACTTCGAAAAATACGAGACAAAGAGGCAGAAGTTGAGAACATTAACAAAAGGAATTCTGAACTCGAGGACCAGATTAAACAGTTGGCTGTGGAAGTTGGGGCGTGGCAGCAAAGGGCCAAGTACAATGAGAGCATGATCAACGCACTCAAGTACAACTTGGAACAGGTATGTGCTCATCAAAGCAAGGATTTCAAAGAAGGTTGTGGTGATAGCGAGATAGATGACACAGCATCCTGTTGCAACGGTGGTGCCGCCAATTTGCAACTAATGTCGAAGGAGAACGGACACTCGAAGGATTTGACCGCATGTAGGGTCTGCAAGTCAAGCGAGGCTTGCATGCTCTTGTTGCCTTGTCGGCATCTTTGCCTATGCAAGGAGTGCGAAAGCAAGCTGAGCTTCTGCCCTCTATGCCAGTCCTCGAAAATACTTGGCATGgagatatatatgtag
- the LOC102702644 gene encoding uncharacterized TPR repeat-containing protein At1g05150-like, protein MALSASAAASAGRGARAEKVGRIFERFDANGDGGLDRDEMAALVVAVNPRVKFSDDQISAILDEVFRTYAEFILPGGRGLSLPGLLRTYDDGAGDVDRDFLALSLPPLDSGASSPEIAAGDPAAVSSPPSGAAAAASLLDDHIKPIGTAGAAPSSSSRVAAAAPAWATSPSHGIAFDSSWALLDDLEILVKRLRSKQLRRTSSVDTINGSGGTGNNNFDSFSEAGWSREISGQADSASATPWDETSRDYLTFVKELAVLRTRADASRSREEAFDNHMVIGRALSEHRLFRDALASFRRACELQPTDVRPHFRAGNCLYALGRHSEAKEEYLLALEAAEAGGSQSADILPQIHVNLGIAMEAEGMVLGACEHYREAAILCPSHARALKLLGSALFGVGEYRAAEKALEEAIFLKPDYADAHCDLGSALHAIGDDDRAVQEFQKAIDLKPGHVDALYNLGGLNMDAGRFVRAAEMYTRVLSIRPNHWRAQLNKAVALLGQGESEEAKKALKEAFKMTQRVEVYDAISHLKTMQKKKPKPPKGKDGKDDGQGEETFVVVEPSKFKRVGRKTTLRQDLANALDIRAFERTTKLGRCDVELLRKEMNETDVPISYSGTGNPEKSIRKAALEVILRRLLSFLKPDTFQGSVKAINERILSVLDASGSGRVDLGMFFAIIAPICSGPVDRRKRVVFDALLWRPASEGSRGQIRRSDALAYIKLLRAVYIPTHGASDMLEMHGESDPTMVSYTEFLEMFNDPDWGFGILSTLVKLEDSDHIRHGRHTCSICRYPIIGSRFKETKHSFSLCNRCYSEGKVPSAFKLEEYKFKEYGNESEALIDKCMCFNLHSKKLEADA, encoded by the coding sequence atggcGCTGTCCGcgtcggcggcagcgtcgGCCGGGCGGGGGGCGCGGGCGGAGAAGGTGGGGAGGATATTCGAGCGGTTTGATGCCAACGGGGACGGGGGGCTGGACCGCGACGAGATGGCGGCGCTCGTCGTTGCCGTCAATCCGCGGGTGAAGTTCAGCGACGACCAGATCTCCGCCATCCTCGACGAGGTGTTCCGCACCTACGCCGAGTTTATACTCCCCGGGGGGCGGGGCCTCTCCCTGCCGGGGCTTCTCCGCACctacgacgacggcgccggggaCGTCGACCGCGACTTCCTCGCGCTGTCCCTGCCCCCTCTCGACTCCGGGGCATCGTCCCCTGAGATCGCCGCGGGGGACCCCGCTGCCGTCTCGTCCCCtccctccggcgccgccgcagccgcgtCGCTTCTAGACGACCACATCAAGCCGATTGGCACTGCCGGTGCGGCTCCCTCATCCAGCTCAcgcgtcgccgcggccgcacCAGCGTGGGCGACATCGCCTAGCCACGGGATTGCGTTCGACTCCTCCTGGGCGCTCCTCGATGACCTGGAGATACTAGTGAAGCGCCTCCGCTCCAAGCAGCTCCGGAGGACATCCTCCGTCGACACGATcaacggcagcggcggcacggggaACAACAATTTCGACTCCTTCTCTGAGGCCGGGTGGTCAAGGGAGATCTCCGGCCAGGCGGATTCGGCTAGCGCCACGCCGTGGGACGAGACAAGCCGCGACTACCTCACCTTCGTCAAGGAGCTTGCTGTGCTCCGGACGCGCGCGGACGCCTCCCGCTCACGCGAGGAGGCCTTTGACAATCACATGGTCATCGGCCGTGCGCTCTCCGAGCACCGCCTCTTCCGAGACGCGCTTGCCAGCTTCCGCCGCGCCTGCGAGCTGCAGCCCACTGACGTCCGCCCCCACTTCCGCGCGGGGAACTGCCTCTACGCTCTTGGCCGCCATTCTGAGGCCAAGGAGGAGTATCTCCTCGCCCTTGAAGCTGCGGAGGCGGGCGGTTCCCAGTCTGCAGACATCCTCCCGCAGATCCATGTCAACCTTGGTATTGCTATGGAGGCGGAGGGAATGGTGCTCGGTGCCTGTGAGCACTACCGAGAAGCTGCCATATTGTGTCCATCCCATGCCCGAGCTCTGAAGCTCCTCGGGAGTGCGCTCTTTGGCGTTGGTGAGTACCGTGCAGCTGAGAAGGCACTTGAGGAAGCCATCTTCTTGAAGCCGGACTATGCTGATGCACACTGTGATCTTGGGTCAGCCCTGCATGCGATTGGGGATGATGACCGTGCAGTTCAGGAGTTTCAGAAGGCAATTGATCTCAAACCTGGACATGTTGACGCCTTGTACAATCTTGGTGGATTGAATATGGATGCTGGGCGCTTTGTGCGGGCTGCAGAGATGTATACTCGTGTGCTGAGCATCCGACCAAACCATTGGCGAGCTCAGCTAAATAAGGCGGTTGCTTTGCTTGGCCAGGGGGAGTCTGAGGAGGCGAAGAAGGCACTCAAGGAGGCATTTAAGATGACACAAAGGGTAGAGGTGTATGATGCCATATCTCATTTGAAGACAatgcagaagaagaagccaaAGCCTCCCAAGGGAAAAGATGGAAAGGATGATGGTCAAGGAGAGGAGACATTTGTTGTAGTGGAGCCATCCAAGTTCAAGAGGGTTGGAAGAAAGACCACCTTGCGGCAGGATCTTGCCAATGCTCTTGATATAAGGGCATTTGAGAGAACAACAAAGCTTGGCCGCTGTGATGTGGAGCTTCTAAGGAAAGAGATGAATGAGACTGATGTCCCCATATCCTACTCAGGCACTGGCAATCCAGAGAAGTCAATACGAAAAGCAGCTCTCGAGGTTATTCTCCGCAGGCTCCTATCTTTCCTCAAGCCAGATACCTTCCAGGGTTCTGTGAAGGCGATTAATGAAAGAATCCTCTCTGTCCTTGATGCCTCTGGTTCTGGCCGTGTTGACCTTGGGATGTTCTTTGCTATCATTGCCCCAATTTGTTCTGGTCCTGTGGATAGGCGCAAACGGGTTGTGTTTGATGCACTTCTTTGGCGTCCTGCAAGTGAAGGAAGCAGGGGTCAGATTAGGAGGAGCGATGCGTTAGCCTACATCAAACTTCTTCGTGCCGTTTATATACCCACCCATGGGGCTAGTGACATGCTTGAAATGCATGGGGAGTCTGACCCCACTATGGTTTCATACACAGAGTTCCTTGAAATGTTCAATGATCCTGATTGGGGATTTGGGATCCTAAGCACATTGGTGAAGCTTGAGGACAGTGATCACATTCGTCATGGCCGCCACACCTGCTCAATCTGCCGATATCCTATCATTGGTTCTCGATTCAAGGAGACAAAGCACTCCTTTAGCTTGTGCAACCGATGTTACAGTGAAGGGAAGGTTCCATCAGCATTCAAGTTGGAGGAG